A genomic segment from Gadus morhua chromosome 4, gadMor3.0, whole genome shotgun sequence encodes:
- the LOC115542461 gene encoding G-protein coupled receptor 22: MMHISPVLSLAATMSNLTVLDTGEDDTSADMDVYPLSFQVALTSLLILEMVLGLSSNLTVLVLYCMKQNLVSSVSNIVTMNLHVLDVLVCMGCIPLTAVVILLPLESDTALLSCFHEACVSFASVATAANVLAITVDRYDISVRPANRMLTMGRVVALLAFIWALSGLSFLVPFMEVGFFSQAGSDPLNRTVPTAAGGAAHANEYSTEPGLYYHLLAQIPIFFFTALVMLVTYYKILQALNIRIGTRFQHNPPKKKPPPRKKAISMTTPPAAVAAAGGAGAAAESTDGASQSSTGVRGGSGATMGMRASVSVIIALRRAVKRHRERRERQRRVFKMSLLIISTFLLCWTPITVLNTIILSAGPSGFTARLRLAFLVMAYGTTIFHPLLYAFTRQKFQKVLKSKMKKRVVSVVEADPTPNVVIHNSWIDPKRNKKVTFEDAEARQKCLSSENVE; encoded by the exons ATGATGCACATCTCCCCGGTGCTGAGCTTAGCAGCCACCATGAGCAACCTGACCGTCTTGGACACTGGGGAAGACGACACCAGCGCAGACATGGACGTCTACCCACTCAGCTTCCAA GTCGCCCTGACCAGCCTCCTGATCCTGGAGATGGTGCTGGGCCTGAGCTCCAACCTCACCGTGCTGGTGCTGTACTGCATGAAGCAGAACCTGGTCAGCTCCGTCTCCAACATCGTCACCATGAACCTGCACGTGCTCGATGTGCTG gtgtgcATGGGCTGCATCCCGCTGACGGCCGTGGTGATCCTGCTGCCCCTGGAGTCGGACACCGCCCTGCTCAGCTGCTTCCACGAGGCCTGCGTCTCCTTCGCCAGCGTGGCCACGGCCGCCAACGTGCTGGCCATCACGGTGGACCGCTACGACATCTCCGTGCGGCCCGCCAACCGCATGCTGACCATGGGCCGCGTGGTGGCCCTGCTGGCCTTCATCTGGGCCCTGTCCGGCCTCAGCTTCCTGGTGCCCTTCATGGAGGTGGGCTTCTTCAGCCAGGCCGGGTCGGACCCGTTGAACCGGACCGTGCcgacggcggcggggggggcggcccACGCCAACGAGTACTCGACCGAGCCCGGCCTGTACTACCACCTGCTGGCCCAGATCCCCATCTTCTTCTTCACGGCGCTCGTCATGCTGGTCACCTACTACAAGATCCTGCAGGCGCTCAACATCCGCATCGGCACACGCTTCCAGCACAACCCGCCCAAGAAGAAGccgccgccgaggaagaaggCCATCTCCATGACGACCCcgccggcggcggtggcggcggcggggggtgCGGGGGCGGCGGCCGAGTCCACGGACGGCGCGTCGCAGAGCAGCACGGGGGTCCGAGGGGGCTCCGGCGCCACCATGGGCATGAGGGCCTCGGTGTCGGTCATCATCGCCCTGCGGAGGGCAGTGAAGCGGCACCGCGAGCGGCGGGAGCGCCAGCGGAGGGTCTTCAAGATGTCCCTGCTGATCATCTCCACCTTCCTGCTGTGTTGGACCCCCATCACGGTGCTCAACACCATCATCCTCAGCGCGGGCCCAAGTGGCTTCACGGCGCGCCTGCGGCTGGCCTTCCTGGTCATGGCCTACGGGACCACCATCTTCCACCCGCTGCTCTACGCCTTCACGCGCCAGAAGTTCCAGAAGGTGCTCAAGAGCAAGATGAAGAAGAGGGTGGTGTCCGTGGTGGAGGCCGACCCCACCCCCAACGTGGTCATCCACAACTCCTGGATCGACCCCAAGAGGAACAAGAAGGTCACCTTCGAGGACGCAGAGGCCCGACAGAAGTGTCTCTCCTCGGAGAACGTTGAGTAA